Proteins co-encoded in one Armatimonadota bacterium genomic window:
- a CDS encoding tripartite tricarboxylate transporter substrate binding protein: MERWRRARVSVMGGLGAVLLAVALAWGGPAWTPRRPVEWTIPAGTGGGADQQARFIQPLIEKHRLSPQPFIPVNRAAGAGTQAFLWMIDKTGDPHTILITLDNLFATPVAQVIRKRDGSRFSWRDLTPIARLLLDHFVLWVHADSPWRTVADFQRAARAAPPGSLKMAGTGSKQEDEIIMVMLEQAWGVDFTYVPFPGGGAVAGALVGKQVDFTVNNPIEAVGHWEGGRVRPLAIFAAERVRVGKWGEIPTMKELGFPLEYQMLRGIFGPPEMPAEAVAFYQDVFRKVMDTPEMTEFIERGAYTKAWQTGPEFVRWLQEKDAAVRSLMVKGGLAPKE; encoded by the coding sequence ATGGAACGGTGGCGTAGAGCGCGCGTGAGCGTCATGGGGGGCCTGGGGGCCGTGCTGCTGGCTGTGGCCCTGGCCTGGGGAGGACCGGCCTGGACGCCACGCCGTCCGGTGGAGTGGACGATCCCGGCCGGGACCGGAGGCGGTGCGGACCAGCAGGCGCGCTTCATCCAGCCCCTGATCGAGAAACACCGGCTGTCGCCGCAACCCTTCATTCCGGTGAACCGGGCCGCCGGGGCGGGCACCCAGGCGTTCCTGTGGATGATCGACAAGACGGGCGACCCGCACACGATCCTGATCACGCTGGACAACCTGTTCGCGACGCCCGTCGCCCAGGTGATCCGCAAGCGCGACGGCTCCCGGTTCTCGTGGCGGGATCTCACGCCGATCGCGCGGCTGCTGCTCGACCACTTCGTGCTGTGGGTGCACGCCGACTCGCCGTGGCGCACCGTGGCCGACTTCCAGCGGGCGGCGCGGGCGGCCCCGCCGGGCAGCCTCAAGATGGCCGGCACCGGCTCCAAGCAGGAGGACGAGATCATCATGGTCATGCTGGAGCAGGCGTGGGGCGTCGACTTCACGTACGTCCCGTTCCCCGGCGGCGGGGCCGTGGCCGGGGCACTGGTGGGCAAGCAGGTCGACTTCACGGTGAACAACCCCATCGAGGCCGTGGGCCACTGGGAGGGCGGTCGGGTGCGGCCGCTGGCGATCTTCGCCGCAGAGCGGGTGCGGGTCGGCAAGTGGGGCGAGATCCCCACGATGAAAGAGCTGGGCTTCCCGCTGGAGTACCAGATGCTGCGCGGGATCTTCGGGCCGCCGGAGATGCCGGCCGAGGCCGTGGCGTTCTACCAGGACGTCTTCCGGAAGGTCATGGACACCCCGGAGATGACCGAGTTCATCGAGCGGGGCGCCTACACCAAGGCGTGGCAGACCGGCCCCGAGTTCGTGCGGTGGCTGCAGGAGAAGGACGCCGCGGTGCGCAGCCTGATGGTGAAGGGAGGGCTCGCGCCCAAGGAGTAG
- a CDS encoding FadR/GntR family transcriptional regulator translates to MRRTKVYEEVAARLRRLIADGHLRPGDKLPPERELAQALGVSRTSVRDAIRALQMAGLLEPRQGEGTVVREVSPESIMAPLASALLTRRDLLADLMAVRKMIEPAMAREAARRATPDEIRQMEAILARQAAKIEAGGLAIDEDTAFHDMIARASRNQVVLKVIDVLMDLLREGRERSLQVRGRPQRSLRGHRQILEAIRRRDPEAAARAMLAHLEQIEETLLPAPEPVGAAKGV, encoded by the coding sequence GTGCGGCGGACGAAGGTATACGAGGAGGTCGCAGCACGGCTGCGGCGCCTGATCGCCGACGGCCACCTGCGCCCCGGTGACAAGCTGCCGCCCGAGCGCGAGCTCGCGCAGGCGCTGGGCGTCAGCCGTACGTCGGTGCGGGACGCCATCCGCGCACTGCAGATGGCGGGGTTGCTGGAGCCGCGCCAGGGCGAGGGCACGGTGGTGCGGGAGGTCTCGCCCGAGTCGATCATGGCGCCCCTGGCCTCGGCGCTGCTCACCCGCCGCGACCTGCTGGCCGACCTCATGGCGGTGCGCAAGATGATCGAACCGGCCATGGCCCGCGAGGCCGCGCGCCGCGCCACCCCCGACGAGATCCGCCAGATGGAGGCGATCCTCGCCCGCCAGGCCGCCAAGATCGAGGCCGGCGGGCTGGCCATCGACGAGGACACCGCCTTTCACGACATGATCGCGCGCGCCTCGCGCAACCAGGTGGTGCTGAAGGTCATCGACGTGCTGATGGACCTGCTGCGCGAGGGCCGGGAACGGTCCCTGCAGGTGCGCGGCCGGCCGCAGCGGTCGCTGCGGGGGCACCGGCAGATCCTGGAGGCGATCCGCCGGCGCGACCCCGAGGCGGCCGCCCGCGCGATGCTGGCTCACCTGGAGCAGATCGAGGAGACGCTGCTGCCGGCGCCCGAACCCGTCGGCGCGGCCAAGGGGGTATAG
- a CDS encoding response regulator transcription factor produces the protein MTRVLVVEDEPQLAALLQAHLARAGFEVYVARDGESALRTFEERAADLVVLDLMLPRLDGWAVTRRLRALAPVPIVMLTARDQEDDRIRGLELGADDYIAKPCSPREVEARIRAVLRRHRHDGRDVLEVDGLRIDFRTRQVTVDGTAVRLTPTEWRLLETLAGHPGQVFSRLQLIERVYGHLFEGFERTVDAHVKNLRQKIEHDPRHPRYVLTVYGVGYKFGGRTHGA, from the coding sequence ATGACGCGGGTGCTGGTGGTCGAAGACGAGCCGCAGCTCGCCGCGCTGCTGCAGGCCCACCTGGCGCGGGCCGGGTTCGAAGTGTACGTGGCGCGCGACGGCGAGAGCGCTCTGCGCACGTTCGAGGAGCGCGCCGCCGACCTGGTGGTCCTGGACCTGATGCTCCCGCGGCTGGACGGCTGGGCGGTGACACGGCGGTTGCGCGCGCTGGCGCCGGTCCCGATCGTCATGCTCACCGCACGCGACCAGGAAGACGACCGGATCCGCGGGCTCGAGCTGGGCGCCGACGACTACATCGCCAAACCGTGCAGCCCGCGCGAGGTGGAGGCCCGGATCCGCGCCGTGCTTCGCCGCCACCGGCACGACGGCCGCGATGTGCTGGAGGTCGATGGACTGCGCATCGACTTCCGCACCCGGCAGGTGACCGTCGACGGCACCGCGGTGCGGCTCACCCCCACCGAGTGGCGGCTGCTGGAAACCCTGGCCGGGCACCCCGGGCAGGTCTTCAGCCGCCTGCAGCTCATCGAGCGGGTCTACGGCCATCTGTTCGAGGGGTTCGAGCGGACGGTGGACGCCCACGTCAAGAACCTGCGCCAGAAGATCGAGCACGACCCCAGGCATCCGCGGTACGTGCTGACGGTATACGGCGTCGGCTACAAGTTCGGGGGGAGGACCCATGGCGCCTGA
- a CDS encoding tripartite tricarboxylate transporter TctB family protein produces the protein MQRGELLMALGLVAGALLLVREALRLPIAWTSAGPGPGFFPFWLAVGVTIVAAVILVRAWRAGRRRDEPFVPPGAWKPLAIVFFPMVAVVALIHYLGIYLGGALYLAGYMRLVGRHRWAQVAVVSVALPLVLFLIFERWFLMPMPKGLALEWFLYGR, from the coding sequence ATGCAGCGAGGCGAACTGCTGATGGCGCTGGGCCTGGTGGCCGGCGCGCTGCTGTTGGTCCGCGAGGCCCTGCGGCTCCCCATCGCCTGGACGAGCGCAGGGCCCGGCCCCGGCTTCTTCCCGTTCTGGCTCGCCGTCGGCGTCACCATCGTGGCCGCCGTCATCCTGGTCCGGGCCTGGCGCGCCGGGCGGCGGCGCGACGAGCCCTTCGTCCCCCCGGGCGCCTGGAAGCCGCTGGCGATCGTCTTTTTCCCGATGGTGGCCGTGGTGGCGCTCATCCACTACCTGGGGATCTACCTGGGCGGGGCCCTGTACCTGGCGGGCTACATGCGGCTGGTCGGGCGCCACCGCTGGGCACAGGTGGCGGTGGTCAGCGTCGCCCTGCCGCTGGTGCTGTTCCTGATCTTCGAGCGGTGGTTCCTGATGCCGATGCCCAAAGGCCTGGCCCTGGAGTGGTTCCTCTATGGACGGTAG
- a CDS encoding HAMP domain-containing sensor histidine kinase, with protein MAPEVRGRGDVIAAPTASERGRTFTLATSLAVALATVAVATAGLVGLWARHLSAQHVAAYQERMRRGDVAWMSDQPPEVREVVLRAGDVGPLAAAHRALVAGLDRALWLGGGSAGLLAALGGLLLARRVARPLRALRQAAADIAAGELAQRVPVEGEREVQDMARSFNAMVARLRESERLRRQFLAAVAHELRTPLAIVQGTLEAMVTGTLAPTPARLAALYGQSALLQRLITDLRDLALAEAGRLTLCRRPIDLAALCADAVEVLRPWIEERGVLATVAPAGPAVVDADPDRMTQVIHNLLHNAIRFTPAGGLVRIAVTRTDGVVQLVVDDSGPGIPPERLPWIFDAFARADPARETAGGSGLGLTVVRHLVEAHGGQVRAENRQDGGCRMVVTLPATGGAAPGGSVAGHRARWPAAGEGPTRTHPYDELPGNPAAGRSPTGDRAVRTAPCDEQEV; from the coding sequence ATGGCGCCTGAGGTGCGCGGTCGCGGCGACGTCATCGCGGCCCCGACCGCGTCGGAACGCGGACGGACGTTCACGCTGGCCACGTCGCTGGCTGTCGCCCTCGCCACCGTGGCGGTGGCCACGGCGGGGCTCGTCGGCCTGTGGGCGCGCCACCTCAGCGCGCAGCACGTGGCAGCCTACCAGGAGCGCATGCGCCGTGGTGACGTCGCGTGGATGAGCGACCAGCCTCCGGAGGTCCGGGAAGTCGTCCTGCGCGCAGGGGACGTCGGGCCGCTGGCCGCCGCGCACCGCGCGCTCGTGGCGGGCCTGGACCGGGCGCTGTGGCTCGGGGGCGGCAGCGCGGGCTTGCTGGCCGCCCTCGGCGGTCTCCTCCTGGCCAGGCGCGTCGCCCGGCCGCTGCGGGCCCTGCGACAGGCCGCGGCCGACATCGCGGCAGGAGAACTGGCGCAGCGCGTGCCCGTCGAGGGCGAGCGGGAAGTGCAGGATATGGCCAGATCGTTCAACGCCATGGTCGCACGCCTGCGCGAGAGCGAGCGCCTGCGCCGCCAGTTCCTGGCCGCGGTCGCCCACGAGTTGCGCACGCCGCTCGCCATCGTGCAGGGCACCCTGGAGGCCATGGTGACCGGCACCCTCGCTCCGACCCCCGCCCGACTGGCCGCCCTGTACGGCCAGAGCGCGCTGCTGCAGCGGCTGATCACCGACCTGCGCGACCTGGCCCTGGCCGAAGCCGGCCGTCTGACGCTGTGCCGCCGGCCGATCGACCTGGCGGCGCTGTGCGCCGACGCCGTGGAGGTGCTGCGGCCGTGGATCGAGGAACGCGGCGTGCTGGCCACCGTGGCGCCCGCCGGGCCTGCGGTCGTCGACGCCGACCCCGACCGCATGACGCAGGTGATCCACAACCTGCTGCACAACGCGATCCGGTTCACGCCCGCAGGCGGCCTGGTCCGCATCGCGGTGACGCGCACGGACGGCGTCGTGCAGCTCGTCGTGGACGACAGCGGGCCCGGCATCCCGCCCGAGCGCCTGCCCTGGATCTTCGACGCCTTCGCCCGGGCGGATCCCGCCCGGGAGACCGCCGGGGGCTCGGGGCTTGGCCTGACGGTGGTCAGGCACCTGGTGGAAGCGCACGGCGGGCAGGTCCGGGCCGAGAACCGGCAGGACGGCGGGTGCCGGATGGTGGTCACCCTCCCGGCGACGGGCGGTGCTGCGCCTGGAGGATCCGTCGCGGGGCACCGTGCCCGCTGGCCTGCTGCGGGGGAGGGACCGACACGGACACACCCGTACGACGAACTCCCGGGCAACCCGGCTGCAGGTCGCAGCCCAACAGGTGACCGCGCAGTGCGGACAGCCCCGTGTGACGAGCAGGAGGTGTGA
- a CDS encoding thiamine pyrophosphate-dependent enzyme, producing MADAVETYPVPTLEPFKGVKKVPLEEYFTSGHRTCQGCESALVMKLMVKAAGPRTVVLGSTGCMYVANTTYYSTSWVVPWMHTQLGSSGSAGLGTAAALKVLMRKGKIPVEPINVIAFCGDGGGADMGLSAISAALTHTDYNFLILLYDNESYANTDIQLSGVTPWGAHTTFSPPGRMKRILHTRWKKNVAGMLAAGHPECRYVATVCASYAVDMMNRVRKALSIGGPTFIHSLDPCPKGWDYDPILSHELGELAVECGIWPLYEVENHQLKLYGKTRGIAEGRTRRKPVRDYLLRQGRFAHFTDDDIDYFQAKVDEMWEKWIIPGVIPFWSDIVRDKPPA from the coding sequence ATGGCAGATGCGGTGGAGACCTATCCGGTCCCGACCCTGGAGCCGTTCAAGGGGGTCAAGAAGGTGCCGCTGGAGGAGTACTTCACCTCCGGCCACCGGACGTGCCAGGGGTGCGAGTCGGCCCTGGTCATGAAGCTCATGGTGAAGGCCGCCGGGCCCCGCACCGTGGTGCTGGGCAGCACCGGGTGCATGTACGTGGCCAACACCACCTACTACAGCACCTCGTGGGTGGTGCCCTGGATGCACACCCAGCTGGGCAGCAGCGGCTCGGCGGGGCTGGGCACGGCGGCGGCCCTGAAGGTGCTGATGCGCAAGGGCAAGATCCCCGTGGAGCCGATCAACGTCATCGCCTTCTGCGGCGACGGCGGCGGCGCGGACATGGGGCTGTCGGCCATCTCGGCGGCGCTCACCCACACCGACTACAACTTCCTCATCCTCCTCTACGACAACGAGTCCTACGCCAACACCGACATCCAGCTCTCCGGCGTCACGCCGTGGGGCGCCCACACCACGTTCTCGCCACCGGGACGCATGAAGCGCATCCTGCACACCCGGTGGAAGAAGAACGTGGCCGGCATGCTCGCCGCCGGCCACCCCGAGTGCCGGTACGTGGCCACCGTGTGCGCCTCGTACGCGGTGGACATGATGAACCGGGTCCGCAAGGCCCTGTCCATCGGCGGGCCCACGTTCATCCACTCGCTGGACCCCTGCCCCAAGGGCTGGGACTACGACCCCATCCTCTCCCACGAGCTCGGCGAGCTGGCGGTGGAGTGCGGCATCTGGCCGCTGTACGAGGTGGAGAACCACCAGCTGAAGCTCTACGGGAAGACGCGGGGCATCGCCGAGGGCCGGACGCGGCGCAAGCCGGTGCGCGACTACCTGCTGCGGCAGGGCCGCTTCGCCCACTTCACCGACGACGACATCGACTACTTCCAGGCCAAGGTCGACGAGATGTGGGAGAAGTGGATCATTCCGGGCGTGATCCCGTTCTGGAGCGACATCGTGCGGGACAAGCCTCCGGCGTAG
- a CDS encoding YceI family protein, producing the protein MHTRSTTWTRCQHRRGRAPWAVWALLAAVAVSVPLSSSADVTAAPTPGPQRYVIVPGESKVIYRVGEVFLNQNNRFNVAEGTTTAVRGEIVIDRAAPRNSRVGTITVDISQFRSDSARRDNAIRERWLESARYPLATFTPTAIEGLPATYTDGQELRLKITGDLRVRETTRRVTFDTTLKLEGTTLTGVAATQIRMTDFGFDPPAILGILRAENDVRLEFHIVARAAP; encoded by the coding sequence GTGCACACGCGTTCGACGACCTGGACGAGATGTCAGCACCGGCGCGGACGGGCACCCTGGGCCGTCTGGGCCCTGCTGGCTGCCGTCGCGGTCAGCGTCCCGCTGTCCTCGTCTGCGGACGTCACCGCGGCCCCGACACCGGGACCCCAGCGCTACGTCATCGTCCCCGGGGAGTCCAAGGTCATCTACCGTGTCGGCGAGGTGTTCCTCAACCAGAACAACCGCTTCAACGTGGCCGAGGGCACGACGACCGCGGTCCGCGGCGAGATCGTCATCGACCGCGCCGCACCGCGCAACAGCCGCGTGGGGACCATCACCGTCGACATCAGCCAGTTCCGGTCCGACTCAGCCCGACGTGACAACGCCATCCGCGAGCGGTGGCTGGAGTCGGCCCGCTACCCGCTGGCGACCTTCACGCCGACGGCGATCGAGGGACTGCCGGCCACGTACACCGACGGCCAGGAGCTCCGGCTGAAGATCACGGGTGACCTCCGGGTCCGCGAGACGACCCGCCGCGTCACCTTCGACACCACGCTGAAGCTGGAAGGCACGACGCTCACCGGCGTGGCCGCCACCCAGATCCGCATGACCGACTTCGGCTTCGACCCGCCGGCGATCCTGGGGATCCTGCGGGCCGAGAACGACGTCCGCCTGGAGTTCCACATCGTCGCCCGGGCCGCCCCGTAG
- a CDS encoding 4Fe-4S dicluster-binding protein, with amino-acid sequence MDRSYAVEIIYRGIFQKTLAKHISRGLVLAAAKEGKTGISFGRYGDSPERNGIPAKNFAIIAPDEVTLEESMAQYEPKQVDVTVVVDDTLCKGVESWAWYGLQPVNRLLGPGGKLVVTSMLGFDDLLKMIHAKDVPYELAIVRGIPSFSGLWVFKDDHTDVRILGTIARLVPEMLSLAAIEAAIRDEWKDELKVTSARKAYSRVETTVVPPGVGNPEQPYAFTLPGWREMPEGIAIRNIPMGGAITDPVTGQVGGYRAAVNPYFKKFTTRTMRPVIDFEKCIKCTLCWLQCPDSCFDVTPDGLYDVRMESCCGCGVCEAVCPIEHCITMVNESAFTDNRSQWEMWKADREGYRAWVAEKISARPERAHGFRLRGLYQEQIKALAAVGLAPGGEEKVGREDTTEASAGGA; translated from the coding sequence ATGGACCGCAGTTACGCCGTCGAGATCATCTACCGCGGCATCTTCCAGAAGACCCTGGCCAAGCACATCAGCCGCGGGCTGGTGCTGGCGGCGGCCAAGGAGGGCAAGACCGGCATCTCCTTCGGGCGCTACGGCGACTCGCCCGAACGCAACGGCATTCCCGCCAAGAACTTCGCCATCATCGCTCCCGACGAGGTCACCCTCGAGGAGAGCATGGCCCAGTACGAGCCCAAGCAGGTGGACGTCACGGTGGTCGTCGACGACACCCTGTGCAAGGGTGTGGAGTCCTGGGCGTGGTACGGCCTGCAGCCCGTCAACCGGCTGCTCGGCCCCGGCGGTAAGCTGGTTGTGACCAGCATGCTGGGGTTTGACGACCTGCTGAAGATGATCCACGCCAAGGACGTGCCCTACGAGCTGGCCATCGTGCGCGGGATCCCCTCGTTCTCCGGGCTGTGGGTCTTCAAGGACGACCACACCGACGTCCGCATCCTGGGCACCATCGCGCGGCTGGTGCCGGAGATGCTCTCGCTGGCGGCGATCGAGGCCGCCATTCGCGACGAGTGGAAGGACGAGTTGAAGGTCACCTCCGCCCGCAAGGCCTACAGCCGGGTCGAGACCACGGTGGTGCCGCCCGGTGTCGGGAACCCCGAGCAGCCCTACGCGTTCACGCTGCCAGGCTGGCGGGAGATGCCCGAGGGCATCGCGATCCGCAACATCCCCATGGGGGGTGCCATCACCGATCCCGTGACCGGCCAGGTCGGCGGCTACCGCGCGGCGGTGAACCCCTACTTCAAGAAGTTCACCACCCGCACGATGCGGCCGGTGATCGACTTCGAGAAGTGCATCAAGTGCACGCTCTGCTGGCTGCAGTGCCCGGACTCCTGCTTCGACGTGACCCCCGACGGCCTCTACGACGTGCGCATGGAGTCGTGCTGCGGCTGCGGGGTGTGCGAGGCGGTGTGCCCCATCGAGCACTGCATCACCATGGTCAACGAGAGCGCGTTCACGGACAACCGCAGCCAGTGGGAGATGTGGAAGGCGGACCGGGAGGGCTATCGCGCCTGGGTCGCCGAGAAGATCAGCGCCCGGCCCGAGCGGGCCCACGGGTTCCGGCTCCGCGGGCTCTACCAGGAGCAGATCAAGGCCCTGGCCGCCGTGGGCCTGGCCCCCGGCGGCGAGGAGAAGGTCGGCCGCGAGGACACCACGGAAGCCAGCGCAGGAGGGGCGTGA
- a CDS encoding sigma-70 family RNA polymerase sigma factor, which translates to MVVTPEGDAAQRANDAQRRFEDLVGRRLGLLRSAAMRLVRNPTDADDLVQETLLRAWRSFHTFRHARNPTGWLVRILRNAYIDRLRTYRRAPAVVPLDDVLDEPARLPAWPASSDAGDPTRRVEAVLDPRLADALRALPAPFRRVVVLADVHALRYREIAATMGIPMGTVMSRLLRGRRRLRRHLEGLQAAP; encoded by the coding sequence ATGGTCGTCACGCCGGAGGGAGACGCGGCGCAGCGCGCGAACGACGCCCAGCGACGCTTCGAGGATCTCGTGGGGAGGCGACTGGGCCTGCTGCGCAGCGCCGCCATGCGTCTCGTCCGCAACCCGACCGACGCCGACGACCTCGTCCAGGAGACGCTGCTGCGGGCATGGCGGTCCTTCCACACGTTCCGCCACGCCCGCAACCCCACCGGCTGGTTGGTTCGCATCCTGCGCAATGCGTACATCGACCGGCTGCGGACGTACCGCCGCGCGCCAGCAGTAGTGCCGCTCGACGACGTGCTGGACGAGCCGGCGCGCCTGCCCGCGTGGCCGGCGTCATCTGACGCGGGCGACCCCACCCGCCGCGTGGAAGCCGTGCTGGACCCCCGGCTCGCTGACGCGCTTCGCGCGCTGCCGGCACCGTTTCGGCGCGTGGTCGTCCTGGCCGACGTGCACGCCCTGCGCTACCGCGAGATCGCCGCCACCATGGGCATCCCCATGGGCACGGTGATGTCCAGGTTGCTGCGCGGCCGCCGCCGGCTGCGCCGCCACCTGGAGGGCCTGCAGGCGGCACCATGA
- a CDS encoding trypsin-like peptidase domain-containing protein gives MRAFAVLVAVLSLAASLRPGVAASPALADAQAVYDRAAPAVAVVQVVRDGRNGIGTGFAIAREGLLLTAAHVARRAEEVTVEFPDGRLLRATLKGYDARRDLALLAVRPPAPLPTLEVVGGPVRAGEPVVVIGAPRGRAGVMTTGEVTAPRVSLPGLARDILVRVSASVAPGNSGGPVLNRQGQVIGLVIAGTWADGGGALAVAGDVILATLPALREGARVERAWIGVAGETVTPLLARQRHLATERGALIREVVPDSPAAAADLRPDDVIVALDGIPIATWTDLLVAVGEREPGRRVQLAIVRGGTRLEVAVTLGVRP, from the coding sequence GTGCGCGCGTTCGCGGTCCTCGTCGCCGTCCTATCGCTGGCCGCGAGCCTGCGCCCGGGTGTGGCCGCATCCCCGGCGCTGGCCGACGCCCAGGCGGTCTACGACCGCGCGGCGCCGGCTGTCGCGGTCGTGCAGGTGGTGCGCGACGGGCGCAACGGTATCGGCACCGGCTTCGCCATCGCTCGGGAGGGCCTGCTGCTCACGGCCGCCCACGTGGCGCGGCGCGCCGAGGAGGTGACGGTGGAGTTCCCGGACGGCCGCCTCCTGCGCGCCACCCTCAAGGGCTACGATGCACGCCGCGATCTGGCGCTGCTGGCGGTGCGCCCGCCGGCGCCACTGCCGACCCTGGAGGTCGTGGGAGGCCCCGTGCGCGCCGGCGAGCCCGTGGTGGTCATCGGCGCGCCGCGCGGGCGCGCCGGTGTCATGACCACCGGCGAGGTCACAGCCCCCCGCGTCTCCCTCCCGGGCCTGGCCCGTGACATCCTGGTGCGCGTCAGCGCCTCCGTGGCCCCCGGCAACTCGGGCGGCCCCGTACTCAACCGGCAGGGGCAGGTGATCGGTCTAGTGATAGCAGGAACGTGGGCCGACGGCGGGGGGGCGCTGGCGGTGGCCGGCGACGTCATCCTGGCGACGCTGCCCGCGCTGCGCGAGGGTGCCCGCGTGGAACGCGCGTGGATCGGCGTCGCGGGGGAGACCGTGACGCCGCTCCTGGCGCGCCAGCGGCACCTGGCGACAGAGCGCGGCGCGCTGATTCGCGAGGTGGTGCCCGACAGCCCCGCTGCGGCCGCGGACCTGCGGCCCGACGACGTGATCGTCGCGCTGGACGGCATCCCGATCGCGACGTGGACCGACCTCCTGGTGGCGGTGGGCGAGCGCGAGCCGGGCCGGCGCGTGCAGCTGGCCATCGTGCGGGGCGGCACGCGGCTCGAGGTGGCGGTGACCCTGGGCGTGCGTCCGTGA
- a CDS encoding pyruvate ferredoxin oxidoreductase — translation MATVQEPTVALGDKEELISGSEAIAVACKLADVDVITAYPIRPYDTVMQYVAKLVANGEMDCEYIVAESEHSQFEIVKHASAVGARVFVGSSGVGWMYAFEALTVTPALRIPMVAMVGNRALDDPGAFGVEHNDALAVRDLGWMLVWVDTAQEALDTALLAWRIAEDRRVFLPCAIGCDGAFLTHSQALVRIPAAERVREFLPPYNRGDLRLHPDNPITVAPQANEDWVMEIRKQNDAAMRRAPQVIREAYADFERIFGRRYGNPFFEEYETEDAEVVLLGMGTLSMPVKVAIRKMRKEGRKVGFVRLRWFRPFPTEALAACLGRFAAVGVIDRDYSFGSPYYSGVVANEVRTALYAAPQRPPVVGFICGLGGREVTVPNVREMTDYLYRAAGGERLVDTYWIGLRE, via the coding sequence ATGGCGACGGTACAGGAACCGACAGTCGCCCTGGGCGACAAGGAGGAGCTCATCAGCGGCAGCGAGGCCATCGCGGTGGCCTGCAAGCTGGCCGACGTCGACGTCATCACCGCCTATCCCATCCGGCCGTACGACACCGTGATGCAGTACGTGGCCAAGCTGGTGGCCAACGGCGAGATGGACTGCGAGTACATCGTCGCCGAGAGCGAGCACTCGCAGTTCGAGATCGTCAAGCACGCCTCGGCGGTGGGCGCCCGGGTGTTCGTGGGATCCTCGGGCGTCGGCTGGATGTACGCCTTCGAAGCCCTGACGGTCACCCCGGCCCTGCGCATCCCCATGGTGGCCATGGTGGGCAACCGGGCGCTGGACGATCCGGGGGCGTTTGGCGTGGAGCACAACGACGCCCTGGCCGTGCGCGACCTGGGCTGGATGCTGGTGTGGGTCGACACGGCGCAGGAAGCGCTGGACACCGCCCTGCTGGCGTGGCGCATCGCCGAGGACCGGCGGGTCTTCCTGCCGTGCGCCATCGGGTGCGATGGGGCCTTCCTGACCCACTCCCAGGCGCTGGTGCGGATCCCGGCGGCCGAACGGGTGCGCGAGTTCCTCCCGCCGTATAACCGCGGCGACCTGCGGCTGCACCCCGACAACCCCATCACCGTCGCGCCGCAGGCCAACGAGGACTGGGTGATGGAGATCCGCAAGCAGAACGACGCCGCCATGCGGCGTGCGCCCCAGGTGATCCGGGAGGCCTACGCCGACTTCGAGCGCATCTTCGGCCGCCGCTACGGCAACCCGTTCTTCGAGGAGTACGAGACCGAGGACGCCGAGGTGGTGCTGCTGGGCATGGGCACGCTGTCCATGCCGGTGAAGGTGGCCATCCGCAAGATGCGCAAGGAGGGCCGCAAGGTCGGGTTCGTGCGCCTGCGCTGGTTCCGGCCGTTCCCGACCGAGGCGCTGGCGGCCTGCCTGGGCCGGTTCGCCGCCGTGGGCGTCATCGACCGCGACTACTCCTTCGGATCGCCCTACTACAGCGGCGTCGTGGCCAACGAGGTACGCACCGCCCTCTACGCCGCCCCGCAGCGGCCGCCGGTGGTGGGGTTCATCTGCGGGCTGGGCGGCCGCGAGGTCACGGTGCCCAACGTCCGGGAGATGACCGACTACCTGTACCGGGCCGCCGGCGGCGAACGGCTCGTCGACACGTACTGGATCGGGTTGCGGGAGTAG